The [Clostridium] scindens ATCC 35704 nucleotide sequence GCGTCTCTGCCATGTGATGGCTGTTCTCCCCATCCAGAATGCGAAGATGGATGTTCATCATCGCGCTGTAAGACACTGCATAGAAGAATTCTTTGATCATCTCCGTATCCATATCGCCGATACGCTCTGCTGTAAACTCAGATTGGAATCTGAGATAGGGCCTTCCTGAGAGATCCACGGCGCATAAGGCAAGCGTCTCATCCATCGGCAGCATGAAATGCCCATAGCGCCGGATTCCGGCTTTATCGCCGATGGCCTCAAGGATTGCCTGTCCCAGGACGATTCCCGTATCTTCTATCGTATGATGGCAGTCCACGTCCAGGTCTCCTATGACCTTCACCGTCAGATCGAATAATCCATGCCTGGCAAATCCATCCAGCATGTGATCAAAAAATCCAACTCCTGTGTCGATCTGCGTCTTTCCCGTGCCATCCAGATTCAGCGTAAGATCAATATCCGTCTCTTTCGTGGTTCTTGTACAACTGGCTGTTCGATTCATGCTTCTAGCCCCCTGTCTTCGTATTTTACATCCGTCTATTCAAAGCGGACTTTGATGGAATTAGCGTGAGCAGTCAGCTGCTCCGCCTTCGCAAAGTCCTCGATATCCTCATGGATTGCCTCCAGCGCGTTTCTGGAGTATGAAATGATGCTTGATTTCTTGATAAAGTCGTCCACCGACAGCGGCGAGAAGAACTTAGCCGTGCCATTGGTGGGCAGTACATGGTTTGGTCCGGCAAAATAGTCTCCCAGCGGCTCGCTGGAATATTCGCCGATAAAGATAGCGCCTGCATTGCGGATCTTTGTCATCACGTCATAAGGATCCTTCGTCTGTATCTCCAGGTGCTCGGACGCGATCTCGTTTGCGGTCTCAATGGCGTCCTCCATGGAATCCGCGATCAATATGTAGCCGTAATTGTCAAGAGACTTGCTGATAATCCCGCTTCTTGGCAGTTCTTTTAAGAATGCGTCAACCTGGTCCGATACCTGTCCTGCCAGTTCCTCGCTTGTGGTTACCAGGATCGCGGAAGCCAGTTCATCGTGCTCTGCCTGCGACAGAAGATCCGCCGCCACATATCTGGGATTGGCAGATTCATCCGCGATCACCAGGATCTCGCTTGGGCCTGCAATGGCGTCAATGCTTACGTGGCCATACACGGCTTTTTTCGCCAGAGCCACATAGATATTGCCCGGGCCTACGATCTTGTCCACCTTCGGAATGCTCTGGGTTCCATACGCCAGCGCGCCAATTGCCTGGGCTCCGCCCACCTTATAGATGGCAGTAGCGCCTGCCTCATGGGCGGCGACCAGGGTATTCGGGGTGACTTTCCCGT carries:
- the hisB gene encoding imidazoleglycerol-phosphate dehydratase HisB; protein product: MNRTASCTRTTKETDIDLTLNLDGTGKTQIDTGVGFFDHMLDGFARHGLFDLTVKVIGDLDVDCHHTIEDTGIVLGQAILEAIGDKAGIRRYGHFMLPMDETLALCAVDLSGRPYLRFQSEFTAERIGDMDTEMIKEFFYAVSYSAMMNIHLRILDGENSHHMAETLFKSFGKALDMATLPEPRIQEAWTTKGSL
- the hisD gene encoding histidinol dehydrogenase, producing MRIQRLDADTRQNLLEDLLKRSPNNYGEYEKGVAEILARVKREKDEAVFDYTRKFDQAVISAANIEVTEDEIKEAYELADPALVEIIRKALKNIEAYHEKQRQYSWFDSKPDGTMLGQKVTPLKRVGVYVPGGKAVYPSSVLMNIMPAKVAGVEEIIMVTPPDKDGKVTPNTLVAAHEAGATAIYKVGGAQAIGALAYGTQSIPKVDKIVGPGNIYVALAKKAVYGHVSIDAIAGPSEILVIADESANPRYVAADLLSQAEHDELASAILVTTSEELAGQVSDQVDAFLKELPRSGIISKSLDNYGYILIADSMEDAIETANEIASEHLEIQTKDPYDVMTKIRNAGAIFIGEYSSEPLGDYFAGPNHVLPTNGTAKFFSPLSVDDFIKKSSIISYSRNALEAIHEDIEDFAKAEQLTAHANSIKVRFE